From Parambassis ranga chromosome 9, fParRan2.1, whole genome shotgun sequence, the proteins below share one genomic window:
- the LOC114440942 gene encoding STAM-binding protein-like A has translation MADHNDISLPPEERVRALTKKGSSVEVNEDVPPRRYFRSGMEMIRMANIYTEEGNIEHAFVLYNKYITLFIEKLPKHRDYKTANIPEKKDTLKKLKDVAFPQAEILKKALLRRFEQEYAQYLVKKKADEESLAREMSKQRALDAERERVAEMQRRQREQEQFSAFEEMIRRQELEKERQRVLLEFATPSAPAPDTPLIPGIQGPPPVVSPTPPESPGDLSGSNYHQYNRPPTTIGTPTSGPPTFDRSLKPGSLVSPGNNNTMVDALRQLAVPAELCRSFLRLAEANTSRAVETCGILCGKLTRNAFTVTHVIVPKQCGGPDYCDTENEEELFLIQDQYDLITLGWIHTHPTQTAFLSSVDLHTHCSYQIMLPEAIAIVCSPKFNEIGYFRLTDRGTDEISSCKQKGFHPHSKDPPLFTHAGHVTITDDTVSMMDLR, from the exons ATGGCGGATCACAATGATATCAGCCTGCCGCCGGAGGAGCGGGTCCGTGCTCTGACCAAGAAGGGGAGCTCGGTGGAAGTTAATGAGGACGTGCCTCCGCGCCGCTACTTCCGGTCAGGCATGGAGATGATCCGCATGGCTAACATCTACACAGAGGAGGGCAACATTGAGCACGCCTTCGTCCTCTATAATAAATATATCAC GCTCTTTATAGAAAAACTTCCTAAGCATCGGGATTATAAAACGGCTAACATTCCTGAGAAGAAGGACACACTTAAG AAACTGAAGGATGTTGCATTTCCTCAAGCTGAGATTCTTAAAAAAGCTCTTCTGAGAAGATTTGAACAAGAGTATGCGCAATATCTCGTCAAAAAG AAAGCCGATGAGGAGTCCTTGGCGCGGGAGATGTCCAAGCAGCGAGCGCTGGACGCTGAGCGGGAGCGCGTGGCCGAGATGCAGCGGCGGCAGCGTGAGCAGGAGCAGTTCAGTGCCTTCGAAGAAATGATCCGCCGCCAAGAACTGGAGAAAGAACGTCAGCGAGTGCTCCTGGAGTTTGCCACGCCTTCCGCGCCTGCCCCCGACACACCCCTCATTCCGGGCATCCAGGGCCCCCCCCCAGTGGTCTCCCCCACCCCTCCTGAGAGCCCAGGGGACCTGTCCGGCAGCAACTACCACCAATATAACCGCCCGCCCACAACCATTGGTACACCGACGAGTGGCCCGCCCACCTTCGACCGCTCCCTCAAGCCTGGATCTCTGGTCAGCCCAGGAAACAACA ATACAATGGTGGATGCCCTTCGGCAGTTGGCTGTTCCTGCTGAGCTGTGCCGGAGCTTTCTGAGGTTGGCTGAGGCCAACACAAGCCGAGCTGTAGAAACTTGTGGCATCCTGTGTGGCAAACTG ACCAGAAATGCATTTACTGTGACCCACGTCATCGTACCAAAGCAGTGTGGCGGACCTGACTATTGTGACACAGAAAACGAGGAGGAGCTCTTCCTCATACAGGACCAGTATGATCTCATCACGCTCGGATGGATACAC ACTCACCCCACACAGACAGCCTTCCTGTCCAGCGTGGACCTCCACACGCACTGTTCCTACCAGATCATGCTGCCTGAGGCCATCGCTATCGTCTGCTCGCCCAAGTTCAACGA aatCGGCTACTTTAGGTTGACGGATCGAGGAACGGATGAAATCTCCAGCTGTAAACAGAAAGGCTTTCACCCTCACAGCAAAGATCCTCCTCTATTTACA cATGCGGGACATGTCACCATCACTGACGACACCGTGTCCATGATGGATCTGCGGTGA